One part of the Carassius gibelio isolate Cgi1373 ecotype wild population from Czech Republic chromosome B6, carGib1.2-hapl.c, whole genome shotgun sequence genome encodes these proteins:
- the LOC127959135 gene encoding prefoldin subunit 5, translating into MAVNLTELSLPQLEGLKTQLDQETEFLSSSIGQLKVVQTKYVEAKDSLNVLNKSNEGKELLVPLTSSMYVPGKLNDVDHVLVDVGTGYFVEKNVEDGKEFFKRKIDFLTKQIEKIQPALQEKHAMKQAVVEVMNMKLQQLQSQQASQSGTTKA; encoded by the exons ATGGCGGTGAATCTAACTGAATTATCTCTTCCTCAATTAGAAGGTCTGAAAACTCAACTTGATCAG GAAACGGAGTTCCTGTCATCATCCATAGGCCAGTTGAAAGTTGTCCAAACTAAATATGTGGAGGCCAAGGACAGTTTGAATGTACTTAACAAAAGCAATGAAG GAAAAGAACTCCTTGTCCCACTCACCAGTTCT ATGTATGTGCCTGGAAAACTGAATGATGTGGATCATGTCTTAGTGGATGTCGGAACAGGTTATTTTGTGGAGAAG aaTGTCGAGGATGGCAAAGAGTTCTTTAAGCGCAAAATTGACTTCCTTACTAAACAAATTGAGAAAATTCAGCCTGCCCTTCAAGAAAAACATGCTATGAAACAAG CTGTCGTGGAAGTCATGAATATGAAGCTTCAGCAGCTGCAAAGCCAACAGGCATCACAGTCTGGCACCACTAAAGCCTAA